The Edaphobacter flagellatus sequence GATCGCAGGCCACGATGGATTCGTGCAAAGCAACGAAGACCGGATGCATCGAGCGCTCCGGATTGTCGTAGCACTCGTCGAGCATCGAACCCCAGGCCTCAAGCAGCCGTGTCGCAACGGCACGGTCGGCCACCTCATCGCCGAGATCGTCGGCCACGCGGCAGTAAGCATAGATGCTCTCAAAGTGAGGCCGCACCTTTGCTGGAAGAAAGAAGGTCGCTACATGAAAATTTTCGTAGTGCGACCGCGTCAACTCGGCGCACCATGCCTGCGCCTCGGCAAGCGTAGGCCGCGCGATAGGCGTGAGGTATTGGTGCGGCGCCCCCAGCAGCGCGTGTTCAGAGGTGCTTAGATCGCTCAACGAGGCGCTCCCTTAGGAAAGACGGCCGTCTTGATCTCACGTGAGCCGCCAGTTCGCATCATCATGCGCGCGAAGATTTCGGGAACCTGATCGAGCGTGGCGCGGCTCGTGATTGTCTCGGCGCATTTGAAGCGTCCGCTGGTGATCAGCTCGAAAGCGGTGCGACAGGTAGCTGGCGTGTGATGGAAGCTGGCCTTCAGAGTGATATCGCCGTAATGGAGACGGTTGGTATCCAGCTGAACTTTGGTACCTGCAGGCGGTCCGCCGAAAAAGTTGACCGTTCCCCCTTTGCGAACCATGTCGACGGCCCATTCCCATGTAGCGGGCGTCGCAACTGCCTCAATGACGGAATCGGCGCCTCGACCGTTTGGGGTAAGGGCGCGAGTCGCCTTGACGACATCCTCTACAGCCGTCGTCTGAACGACCTGCCGGGCGCCAAAGAGCTTTGCGGTGGCGATCTGGTCATCGCGCTTGACGACGGCGATGACGTTCTGGCCGGCAAGCGCGGCGACATGCATAAACATCAGGCCGATGGGTCCCGCGCCGATCACAACCATGGTGTCGCCAAGCCGCGGAGCAGTCTCCTCCAGCCCACGAACGACGCAGGCCAGAGGCTCGGTAAGGGCAGCGTACTCAAAGGGGACGCCATCAGGAACAGCAATGGTGTTCTTTTCGACGATGCGGGCGGGAATGCGGATGTAGTCGGCGTAAGCCCCGTTATTGAAGAGCAGGTCTTCGCAGAGATTCTGCTGCCCACGGAGGCAGAAGTAGCAGGCATCACAGGGAGCGGAGTTCAGGGCGACGATGCGGTCCCCTTCACGAAACTTCGTCACCCCTTCGCCTACCTGCGTAACAATGCCAGCCAACTCATGGCCAAAAGGAATGGGCGGCTTCAGCATCATGGCGTGGTAACCGCGGCGATACACCTTGAGGTCCGTACCACAGGTCAGCGCTGCGCCGACGCGAACAATAAGCTCGCCCGCCGAAGCCTGAGGGATTTCAAGCTCCTCCAGGCGTAGATCTTCACTGCCATACAGAACCGCTGCCGTCATTCGGGAACCCATCCCATCTATTTTCTCATCAAGCAGAGGGTCCTTCCAGCCGGTACGACAAAGAAGCTCAATGGGATACATCAGAGAGGCACACTGCGGAGAACGGAGCGCATCTGATACTCTGAGCCACAGATACAACATGCCCTTTGTCTCTCCAGAAGACTTTGCCAAAGAAAAGGTCGGCGCCATTCAGGAATACTCGATCCTGGCGTGGCAGGCTGTTGCGAATATCTTCTCGCGGCCTCGCTATATGGCCGATCTGTACACGCAGATGGACCTGATCGGCGTGGGCTCGCTGCCGACCATCGCGCTGACAGGCTTCT is a genomic window containing:
- a CDS encoding zinc-dependent alcohol dehydrogenase, which gives rise to MTAAVLYGSEDLRLEELEIPQASAGELIVRVGAALTCGTDLKVYRRGYHAMMLKPPIPFGHELAGIVTQVGEGVTKFREGDRIVALNSAPCDACYFCLRGQQNLCEDLLFNNGAYADYIRIPARIVEKNTIAVPDGVPFEYAALTEPLACVVRGLEETAPRLGDTMVVIGAGPIGLMFMHVAALAGQNVIAVVKRDDQIATAKLFGARQVVQTTAVEDVVKATRALTPNGRGADSVIEAVATPATWEWAVDMVRKGGTVNFFGGPPAGTKVQLDTNRLHYGDITLKASFHHTPATCRTAFELITSGRFKCAETITSRATLDQVPEIFARMMMRTGGSREIKTAVFPKGAPR